From a region of the Citricoccus muralis genome:
- a CDS encoding dihydrolipoamide acetyltransferase family protein codes for MTIRTFLLPDLGEGLTEADIIRWLVAAGDTVAVDQPIVEVETAKSLVEVPSPFGGTVATLHTEAGTTLEVGKPLVSVEDGVASGDSGSNDDSSESSAGSVGAPALAEGAQSYREEERAGVRPEAAAASGQAPGAEDTVRPAARGTSDSAAQAGPEDDAGSGNVLIGYGTPGGAATGRTRRRKAAADTPAAGSSSVASPTAGSPTEASELTRSAPRVVNPLVRRLARDHGVDLATVRGTGPAGLIVRADVLASAGAGAGAGAGSPGSDTATGPTLATANATAIAGRAAASSPAAVGEGAWAPEPTEELDPRTGLGVAGVVPVSGVRKVTAAAMSRSRREIPEATIWVDVDVTPLLELRASLKARGDQEVPGLLAFASRFALAGLGRYPELAQRFEEDGAGGHRIVSFDGINLGFAVQTERGLVVPSIRGAHAMTARQLNEELRRLTEVARSGKGTPRELSGGTFTINNYGVFGTDGSAAIINHPEVAILGMGRIIDRAWVVDGELAVRKVMQLSLVFDHRICDGGTAGGFLRFVADCFENPMGVLADL; via the coding sequence ATGACCATCCGCACCTTCCTGCTCCCGGACCTGGGAGAGGGCCTGACCGAGGCCGACATCATCCGGTGGCTGGTGGCCGCCGGGGACACCGTGGCCGTGGACCAGCCGATCGTCGAGGTCGAGACCGCCAAGTCCCTCGTCGAGGTACCCAGCCCGTTCGGCGGCACCGTGGCAACCCTGCACACGGAGGCCGGCACCACCCTGGAGGTCGGCAAGCCTTTGGTCTCCGTCGAGGACGGCGTGGCGTCTGGTGACAGCGGTTCCAACGATGACAGTTCCGAGAGTTCCGCTGGTTCCGTTGGTGCCCCGGCTCTGGCCGAGGGCGCCCAGTCCTACCGTGAGGAGGAGCGCGCCGGGGTGCGGCCCGAGGCCGCGGCCGCCTCGGGGCAGGCACCCGGCGCGGAGGACACAGTGCGGCCTGCAGCACGGGGAACATCGGACAGCGCGGCGCAGGCGGGCCCGGAGGACGACGCCGGCTCTGGCAACGTCCTGATCGGCTACGGCACCCCCGGTGGTGCCGCGACCGGCCGCACCCGCCGGCGCAAGGCTGCCGCGGATACTCCGGCCGCCGGATCGTCGTCCGTTGCGTCACCGACTGCAGGGTCGCCGACGGAGGCGTCAGAGTTGACTCGCTCAGCCCCGCGGGTGGTCAACCCGCTCGTGCGCCGGCTGGCGCGTGACCACGGGGTGGACCTCGCCACCGTGCGGGGGACCGGCCCGGCCGGGCTGATCGTGCGCGCCGATGTGCTGGCCTCGGCTGGAGCTGGAGCTGGAGCTGGAGCTGGTTCTCCGGGTTCGGATACCGCCACGGGTCCCACCCTGGCCACCGCAAACGCCACAGCGATCGCCGGCAGGGCGGCCGCGTCGAGCCCGGCGGCGGTCGGGGAGGGAGCGTGGGCCCCGGAACCCACGGAGGAACTGGACCCGCGCACTGGACTGGGGGTGGCCGGCGTCGTGCCCGTGTCCGGGGTGCGCAAGGTGACCGCCGCGGCCATGAGCCGCTCGCGCCGCGAGATCCCGGAGGCCACGATCTGGGTGGACGTGGACGTCACCCCGCTGCTGGAGCTGCGGGCGTCACTGAAGGCACGCGGGGACCAGGAGGTGCCCGGACTGCTGGCCTTCGCCTCCCGGTTTGCGCTCGCCGGCCTGGGCCGGTACCCCGAGCTGGCGCAGCGCTTCGAGGAGGACGGCGCGGGCGGGCACCGGATCGTGTCCTTCGACGGCATCAATCTCGGTTTCGCGGTGCAGACCGAGCGCGGCCTGGTGGTGCCTTCCATCCGGGGCGCCCACGCGATGACCGCCCGGCAACTGAACGAAGAGCTGCGCCGGTTGACCGAGGTGGCCCGCTCCGGGAAGGGCACCCCGCGGGAACTGTCCGGCGGGACCTTCACGATCAACAATTACGGGGTGTTCGGCACCGATGGCTCCGCGGCGATCATCAACCATCCCGAGGTCGCGATCCTGGGGATGGGACGGATCATCGACCGGGCCTGGGTGGTGGACGGCGAGCTGGCCGTGCGCAAGGTCATGCAGCTCTCGCTGGTCTTCGACCACCGGATCTGCGACGGCGGCACCGCCGGGGGATTCCTGCGATTCGTCGCGGACTGCTTCGAGAACCCCATGGGGGTGCTGGCGGACCTCTGA